Proteins encoded in a region of the Flavobacterium sp. PMTSA4 genome:
- a CDS encoding sulfite exporter TauE/SafE family protein codes for METYIIVILCIASFFSGFVDAIVGGGGLIQTPVTMIMLPNLSVANVIGSLKIPAFSGTSFATYQYLKRVDINWRLLLLMAIVSFCFAYLGSNLLTIVSNDFMKPLLLLILVGLAIYTFRKKDFGQFRHKNLSANKQLFFALLISMLVGFYDGFIGPGTGSFLVLAFVSVLGFDFLHASANAKMVNLATNFGSICLFVSKGKIIWAIAIPMAFCNALGGFLGSKLAIKKGNSFIRIFFLAVVILALLRFGYDVFFA; via the coding sequence ATGGAAACTTACATAATTGTCATTCTTTGTATTGCTTCTTTTTTCTCTGGTTTTGTTGATGCAATTGTTGGCGGCGGCGGATTAATTCAAACTCCAGTAACAATGATTATGCTTCCAAATCTTTCTGTAGCTAATGTAATTGGTAGTTTAAAAATTCCTGCTTTTAGCGGAACTAGTTTTGCAACTTACCAATATTTAAAAAGAGTTGATATAAATTGGCGATTACTTTTATTAATGGCAATTGTATCGTTTTGCTTTGCTTATTTAGGCTCAAATTTACTAACTATTGTAAGCAATGATTTCATGAAGCCTTTGTTGCTGTTAATTTTAGTAGGATTGGCAATTTACACGTTCAGAAAGAAAGATTTTGGACAATTCAGGCATAAAAATTTATCAGCTAATAAACAGTTGTTTTTTGCTTTATTGATAAGCATGCTTGTTGGTTTTTATGATGGATTTATTGGTCCAGGAACCGGTAGTTTCTTAGTGTTAGCTTTTGTTTCTGTTTTAGGCTTCGATTTTCTTCATGCTTCTGCAAATGCCAAAATGGTAAACCTTGCCACTAATTTTGGTTCGATATGTTTATTTGTTTCTAAAGGAAAAATAATTTGGGCAATCGCCATTCCAATGGCTTTTTGCAATGCTTTGGGTGGTTTTTTAGGATCAAAATTAGCCATCAAAAAAGGAAATTCATTTATTAGAATTTTCTTTTTAGCAGTAGTTATTTTGGCATTACTACGATTTGGTTATGATGTTTTCTTTGCTTAA
- the murA gene encoding UDP-N-acetylglucosamine 1-carboxyvinyltransferase produces the protein MGTFKIEGGIQLKGEVQPQGAKNEALQILCAVLLTHEKVTINNIPDIIDVNKLITLLGNLGVKIQKNGHGSLTFQADEVNVGYLETEAFKKEGGSLRGSIMIVGPLLARFGKGYIPKPGGDKIGRRRLDTHFEGFINLGAKFRYEREDHFYGVENKGRLNGTYMLLDEASVTGTANIVMAAVLAEGTTTIYNAACEPYLQQLCKMLNSMGANIKGVGSNMLIIEGVESLGGCTHRILPDMIEIGSWIGLAAMTRSEITIKNVSWDNLGVIPNVFRKLGITLERRDDDIYIPAHTKGYQIKTDIDGSILTIADAPWPGFTPDLLSIVLVVATQADGDVLIHQKMFESRLFFVDKLIDMGAKIMLCDPHRAVVMGHNFKSQLKATVMSSPDIRAGISLLIAALSAKGTSTIQNIEQIDRGYERIDERLRALGANIVRV, from the coding sequence ATGGGTACATTCAAAATAGAAGGTGGAATTCAATTAAAAGGTGAAGTACAACCACAAGGAGCAAAAAATGAAGCATTACAGATATTGTGTGCTGTTTTATTAACTCATGAAAAAGTAACAATAAACAATATTCCAGATATTATCGATGTAAATAAATTAATTACATTATTAGGTAATCTTGGAGTAAAAATTCAAAAAAATGGACATGGTTCTTTAACTTTTCAAGCAGATGAAGTAAATGTTGGTTATCTTGAAACAGAAGCTTTCAAAAAAGAAGGCGGAAGTCTTCGCGGTTCTATTATGATTGTTGGACCATTGTTAGCAAGATTTGGAAAAGGTTATATTCCAAAACCTGGTGGAGATAAAATTGGACGTCGTCGCTTAGATACGCATTTTGAAGGTTTTATTAATCTTGGAGCAAAGTTCAGATACGAAAGAGAAGATCATTTTTATGGCGTTGAAAATAAAGGAAGATTAAATGGAACCTACATGTTGCTTGACGAAGCTTCAGTTACTGGAACAGCTAACATTGTTATGGCTGCTGTTTTAGCAGAAGGAACAACAACAATTTATAATGCTGCTTGTGAACCTTATTTGCAACAATTGTGTAAAATGTTGAACTCAATGGGTGCAAACATAAAAGGTGTTGGTTCTAATATGTTAATTATAGAAGGAGTTGAATCACTTGGTGGTTGTACTCACAGAATTTTACCCGATATGATTGAAATTGGTTCTTGGATTGGTCTTGCGGCTATGACAAGAAGTGAGATTACAATTAAAAATGTTTCTTGGGATAATTTAGGAGTTATTCCAAATGTCTTTAGAAAATTAGGTATTACTCTTGAAAGAAGAGATGATGATATTTATATTCCTGCACATACAAAAGGTTATCAAATAAAAACAGATATTGATGGTTCAATTTTAACCATTGCCGATGCACCTTGGCCAGGATTTACACCTGATTTATTGAGCATTGTTTTGGTTGTTGCTACACAAGCTGATGGAGATGTGTTAATTCATCAAAAAATGTTTGAAAGTCGTTTATTCTTCGTGGATAAACTAATCGATATGGGCGCAAAAATTATGCTTTGCGATCCGCACAGAGCTGTGGTTATGGGACATAATTTTAAATCTCAACTAAAAGCAACAGTTATGTCTTCTCCTGATATTAGAGCTGGAATTTCATTATTAATTGCTGCGCTTTCTGCAAAAGGAACATCAACTATTCAAAATATTGAACAAATTGATAGAGGTTACGAACGCATTGATGAAAGACTTCGTGCACTTGGAGCCAACATTGTTAGAGTATAA
- a CDS encoding DUF4290 domain-containing protein translates to MNQKYIKENANDVVHHLEYNAERPHLIIPEYGRHLQKLIDQATVIEDRDERNKAANYIIQVMGSLNPHLRDVPDFQHKLWDQIFIMSDFKLDVDSPYPVPTREVINLKPDKLDYPQKNPKYRFYGNNITYMIDVANSWDDGDMKSALIKVIANHMKKSFLSWNKDTVTDSVIFEHLYELSKGKINLLQSDEELLNTSDLLRTNKKTSNKSNVQNTKNKNKSKKPFQRKNN, encoded by the coding sequence ATGAATCAAAAATATATAAAAGAAAACGCTAATGATGTAGTTCATCATTTAGAATATAATGCAGAACGTCCACATTTAATTATTCCTGAATATGGTCGTCATTTACAAAAATTGATTGATCAGGCAACTGTTATTGAAGATAGAGATGAGCGAAACAAAGCTGCAAATTATATTATTCAGGTAATGGGAAGTTTAAATCCTCATTTACGTGATGTTCCTGATTTTCAACATAAATTATGGGATCAGATATTTATTATGTCTGATTTTAAATTGGATGTAGATTCTCCATATCCAGTTCCAACTCGAGAGGTAATAAATTTAAAGCCTGATAAATTAGATTATCCACAAAAAAACCCAAAATACCGCTTCTATGGTAATAATATTACCTACATGATTGATGTGGCTAACAGTTGGGATGATGGCGATATGAAAAGTGCTTTAATAAAAGTTATTGCAAATCATATGAAAAAATCTTTCCTTAGTTGGAACAAAGATACTGTAACAGATTCAGTGATTTTTGAACACCTTTATGAACTTTCAAAAGGGAAAATAAATCTACTGCAAAGCGATGAAGAATTATTAAATACATCTGATTTGTTGCGAACAAATAAAAAAACTTCTAATAAAAGTAATGTTCAAAATACAAAGAACAAGAATAAAAGTAAAAAACCCTTTCAACGTAAAAACAATTAA
- a CDS encoding DUF493 family protein — MDKKTEEFYIRLKEELNNTSNWPSEYLYKFIVPTDPKKIEEVENAFDNMGAVIQTHQSKTGKYTSLSVNVTMKTPDDVVEKYIEVSNIDGIISL; from the coding sequence ATGGATAAGAAAACAGAAGAATTTTACATTAGACTTAAAGAAGAATTAAATAATACTTCCAATTGGCCAAGTGAATATTTATATAAATTTATAGTTCCAACAGATCCCAAAAAAATTGAAGAAGTAGAAAACGCTTTCGATAATATGGGTGCTGTAATACAAACACATCAATCAAAAACTGGAAAATATACAAGTTTATCAGTAAATGTTACAATGAAAACACCTGATGATGTTGTAGAAAAGTATATTGAAGTTTCTAATATTGATGGTATAATTTCACTTTAA
- a CDS encoding AAA family ATPase: MLNTFNKFAAYFKILEKEIIVITGGPGTGKTTIIDGLIEQGYSCFPEISRQITMEAKKQGIEQLFLEKPLLFSELLLEGRKKQFENAIQDSNDIVFLDRGVPDILAYMHYIGDSYPAFFDQACIDIKYSKIFVLPPWEEIYISDEARYENFEQAKLIFDHLKETYKKYNYELIEVPTGTIEDRIQFILNKLS; this comes from the coding sequence ATTTTAAATACTTTCAATAAATTTGCGGCTTATTTCAAAATTTTGGAAAAAGAAATTATTGTAATTACTGGCGGACCAGGAACTGGAAAAACAACTATAATCGATGGACTAATCGAACAAGGTTACTCATGTTTTCCTGAAATTTCTAGACAAATTACTATGGAGGCCAAAAAACAAGGAATTGAACAATTATTTCTCGAAAAACCACTTTTGTTCAGCGAACTTTTGCTTGAAGGAAGAAAAAAACAATTTGAAAATGCCATTCAAGATTCAAATGATATTGTTTTTTTAGACCGTGGTGTTCCTGACATTTTAGCTTATATGCATTATATTGGTGACAGTTACCCAGCTTTTTTTGATCAAGCTTGTATTGATATTAAATATTCCAAAATCTTTGTGTTACCGCCATGGGAAGAAATTTATATTAGTGATGAAGCTCGTTATGAAAATTTTGAACAAGCAAAATTGATTTTCGACCATCTGAAAGAAACTTATAAAAAATACAACTACGAATTAATTGAAGTCCCAACCGGCACTATTGAAGACAGGATTCAATTTATTTTAAATAAGTTGTCTTAA
- a CDS encoding ATP-dependent DNA helicase RecQ — MSKALEILKLYWKHDSFRPLQEDIINSVIEGKDTFALMPTGGGKSICFQIPAMINDGLCLVISPLVALMKDQVQNLQNKGIKAIALTGGINENEIIELLDNCQYGNYKFLYISPERLQSDWILERIKNLPLNLIAIDEAHCVSQWGHDFRPAYLKINQLKEYFPSIPFLALTATATQRVQNDIIEKLELNDCQIFSKSFARENLAYMVFEVEDKIYLAQQILKKNPESSIIYVTNRKSCIDISNQLDNLGFTSTYYHGGLTPKDKENHMKLWMNEKVQVMVATNAFGMGIDKANVKTIIHLHLPSNLENYYQEAGRAGRNGDKSFAVLLANPSDLIHAESQFIYVLPDKDFLNLVFNKLCNFLRIAYGEGINEQFNFNFHQFCIQYDLPSLKTYNALQFLDNQGIITFNQEFSEKITIQFLISSKELIRYISLNSNDEEIILTILRTYPGIYDLQTNFNLKLISKKSNSSEEKVLRLLEKLKEKNIIELISKKNDSIITFNEVREDERTINRVTKSLEQINSLKIQQLKSVIEYATNNKECKNKTLLAYFGETVEQDCGICSYCINKETHKKDNSNLITKIIEFLKKDDLSSREIQKNTKSKEDDVIFALQTLMEEDIITIKPNNLYSLKKK; from the coding sequence ATGTCTAAAGCATTAGAAATCCTTAAACTTTATTGGAAACACGATTCTTTTAGACCACTTCAAGAAGACATTATCAATTCGGTTATTGAAGGAAAAGATACTTTTGCATTAATGCCAACTGGCGGAGGAAAATCGATTTGTTTTCAAATTCCAGCAATGATTAATGATGGATTATGCTTGGTGATTTCTCCTTTGGTAGCATTAATGAAAGACCAAGTTCAAAATCTTCAAAACAAAGGAATAAAAGCAATTGCTTTGACTGGTGGAATAAATGAAAACGAAATTATAGAATTACTGGATAATTGTCAGTATGGAAATTACAAATTTCTATATATTTCTCCTGAACGTTTGCAAAGTGATTGGATTTTGGAACGCATTAAAAATCTACCTTTAAATCTAATTGCAATTGACGAAGCACATTGCGTTTCACAATGGGGACATGATTTTAGACCTGCATATTTAAAAATAAACCAATTAAAAGAGTATTTTCCAAGCATTCCTTTCTTGGCTTTGACTGCTACTGCTACTCAGCGAGTTCAAAATGATATTATTGAAAAACTTGAACTTAATGATTGTCAAATATTTTCAAAATCATTTGCAAGAGAAAATTTGGCTTATATGGTTTTTGAAGTTGAAGATAAAATATATTTGGCTCAACAAATCCTAAAAAAAAATCCAGAATCTTCTATTATATATGTAACCAATAGAAAATCATGTATTGATATTTCAAACCAATTAGATAATCTTGGTTTTACTTCTACCTATTATCACGGCGGATTAACTCCAAAAGATAAAGAAAACCATATGAAACTTTGGATGAATGAAAAAGTTCAAGTTATGGTTGCTACAAATGCTTTTGGAATGGGAATTGACAAAGCCAATGTAAAAACAATAATTCATTTACATTTACCAAGTAATTTAGAAAATTATTATCAAGAAGCAGGACGTGCAGGCAGAAATGGAGATAAATCATTTGCAGTTTTATTAGCAAACCCATCTGATTTAATTCATGCTGAATCACAATTCATTTATGTTTTACCGGATAAAGATTTTCTAAATTTGGTTTTCAACAAATTATGCAATTTTCTCAGAATAGCTTATGGTGAAGGAATTAATGAACAATTTAATTTTAATTTTCATCAATTTTGCATCCAATATGATTTACCTTCTTTGAAAACTTATAATGCTTTACAATTTTTAGACAATCAGGGAATCATTACTTTCAATCAAGAATTTTCAGAAAAAATAACAATTCAATTTCTAATATCTTCAAAAGAATTAATTCGATACATTAGTTTGAATTCAAATGATGAAGAAATCATTTTAACAATTTTAAGAACCTATCCTGGCATTTATGATCTGCAAACTAATTTTAATCTTAAACTGATTTCAAAAAAATCAAATTCATCAGAAGAAAAAGTTCTAAGACTTTTAGAAAAATTAAAAGAAAAAAACATCATTGAATTAATTTCCAAAAAAAATGATTCAATAATTACTTTCAATGAAGTAAGAGAAGATGAAAGAACGATTAATCGTGTTACCAAATCATTAGAGCAAATTAATTCTTTAAAAATTCAACAGCTTAAATCTGTAATTGAATATGCAACCAATAATAAAGAATGTAAAAACAAAACACTTCTCGCCTATTTTGGTGAAACTGTTGAGCAAGATTGTGGTATTTGTTCCTATTGCATAAACAAAGAAACCCATAAAAAAGATAATTCAAATTTGATTACCAAAATCATTGAATTTTTAAAAAAAGATGATTTAAGTTCAAGAGAAATTCAAAAGAATACTAAATCAAAAGAAGATGATGTTATTTTTGCACTACAAACTTTAATGGAAGAAGACATAATAACGATTAAACCGAATAATTTATATTCGTTAAAAAAGAAATAG
- the fmt gene encoding methionyl-tRNA formyltransferase yields the protein MEKLRIVFMGTPEFAVGILETIIKNNYEVVGVITAADKPAGRGQKIKYSAVKEFALENNLKLLQPTNLKDESFLEELKKLNANLQVVVAFRMLPEVVWRMPKYGTFNLHASLLPNYRGAAPINWAIINGETKTGVTTFFIDEKIDTGAMILSEEIEITPNENAGELHDRLMLLGSDAVVKTLSLIENGNIETTIQKDTVGIKTAYKLNKENCKIDWTKTGTEIHNLIRGLSPYPCAWCFFVDGNNEWNVKIYDANYIEEKHHLEIGKIISSKKEIKVAVKNGFIFINSLQFPGKKKMNTSELLNGIQFSGLAQAK from the coding sequence ATGGAAAAACTACGAATAGTTTTCATGGGAACACCCGAATTTGCTGTTGGGATTTTAGAAACAATCATCAAAAATAATTATGAAGTTGTTGGTGTAATTACTGCTGCTGACAAACCTGCTGGTCGAGGACAAAAGATAAAATACTCAGCCGTAAAAGAATTTGCTCTTGAAAATAATTTGAAGTTATTGCAACCAACAAATCTAAAAGATGAAAGTTTTTTGGAAGAATTAAAAAAATTGAATGCAAATCTTCAAGTTGTTGTTGCTTTCAGAATGCTTCCTGAAGTAGTTTGGAGAATGCCAAAATATGGTACATTTAATTTACACGCGTCTTTGTTGCCAAATTACCGTGGAGCTGCGCCTATAAATTGGGCGATTATTAATGGCGAAACAAAAACTGGGGTAACAACTTTTTTTATTGATGAAAAAATTGATACTGGCGCAATGATTCTATCAGAAGAAATTGAAATTACTCCAAATGAAAATGCTGGAGAATTACATGATAGATTAATGTTATTAGGAAGTGATGCTGTTGTAAAAACACTTTCATTAATAGAAAATGGAAATATTGAAACTACAATTCAAAAAGATACTGTCGGAATAAAAACTGCTTATAAACTCAACAAAGAAAATTGTAAAATTGATTGGACTAAAACAGGAACTGAAATTCATAATTTAATTCGAGGACTATCTCCATATCCATGTGCTTGGTGTTTTTTTGTTGATGGAAATAATGAATGGAACGTAAAAATTTATGATGCTAATTATATTGAAGAAAAACATCATTTAGAAATCGGCAAAATTATTTCATCTAAAAAAGAAATAAAAGTTGCCGTTAAAAATGGATTTATTTTTATAAACTCATTACAATTTCCTGGGAAAAAGAAAATGAACACTTCAGAATTGCTAAATGGCATTCAATTTTCTGGTCTAGCACAAGCAAAATAA
- a CDS encoding HU family DNA-binding protein translates to MNKSELIDAIAADAGITKAAAKLALESFLGNVSGTLKKGGRVSLVGFGSWSVSKRAARDGRNPQTGKTIKIKAKNVVKFKAGAELDGAVN, encoded by the coding sequence ATGAACAAATCAGAATTAATCGATGCAATTGCAGCTGACGCTGGTATCACAAAAGCTGCTGCAAAATTGGCTTTAGAATCATTTTTAGGAAATGTAAGTGGAACTTTGAAAAAAGGAGGAAGAGTTTCTTTAGTAGGTTTCGGATCATGGTCAGTATCTAAAAGAGCTGCAAGAGATGGAAGAAATCCACAAACTGGAAAAACTATCAAAATCAAAGCTAAAAATGTAGTTAAATTTAAAGCTGGTGCTGAATTAGATGGTGCAGTAAACTAA
- a CDS encoding YqgE/AlgH family protein gives MISEKLKKGTLLISEPSIIGDLSFNRSVILLADHNNDGSVGFIINKPLDYSIHDLIPEVNSNFTVYNGGPVEQDNLYFIHNVPELIPNSIEISNGIFWGGDFETTKNLINNNEIKKHNIRFFLGYSGWESNQLENEMLASSWIVIKNNHGNKILKKSVSDFWKEKIIELGGDYLIWSNAPENPILN, from the coding sequence ATGATTTCAGAAAAATTAAAAAAAGGCACTCTACTTATATCAGAACCTTCAATAATTGGTGACTTATCTTTTAATCGTTCTGTTATATTGTTAGCAGACCATAATAATGATGGCTCTGTGGGTTTTATCATTAACAAACCATTGGATTATTCTATACATGATTTGATTCCTGAAGTAAATTCAAATTTCACCGTTTATAATGGTGGTCCAGTTGAACAAGACAATTTGTACTTTATTCATAATGTTCCTGAACTTATACCCAATAGTATTGAAATTTCTAATGGAATATTTTGGGGTGGTGATTTTGAAACTACAAAAAATTTAATCAACAACAACGAAATCAAAAAACACAATATCCGTTTCTTTCTTGGATACTCAGGATGGGAAAGCAATCAATTAGAAAATGAAATGCTTGCTAGCTCATGGATTGTCATTAAAAACAATCACGGAAACAAAATTTTAAAAAAATCTGTTAGTGATTTTTGGAAAGAAAAGATTATTGAACTTGGTGGTGATTATTTAATATGGTCTAATGCTCCAGAAAATCCTATACTTAATTAA
- a CDS encoding aminotransferase class IV has product MVNFNGTLVDSDFQISNSNRSFLFGDGVFETMKVVNGKILFFEDHYFRLMASMRIVRMEIPMSFTLEYLENQIMILVNELNLNNSARVRFTVYRNEGGFYSPQTNSISFVIQATDLESKAYFIKDKKFEVDLYKDNHIPKQLLSTLKTTSKITQVVASVFAKENEFDSCIMLNDEKNVIETISGNIFMLTNYRLITPPISDGCLNGIMRKQIIQLLKLFPEIEFKEESISPFDLQKADELFITNVIAGIQPISKYRKKDFGSVFSERLLEKLNQSISIN; this is encoded by the coding sequence ATGGTAAATTTTAACGGTACATTAGTTGATTCAGATTTTCAAATTTCAAATTCCAATCGTTCTTTTTTATTTGGTGATGGTGTTTTTGAGACGATGAAAGTTGTAAACGGGAAAATACTTTTTTTTGAAGATCATTATTTTAGATTAATGGCTTCAATGAGAATTGTTAGGATGGAAATTCCTATGAGTTTTACATTAGAGTATTTAGAAAATCAGATTATGATTTTAGTGAATGAATTAAATTTGAATAATTCTGCTCGTGTTAGATTCACAGTTTATAGGAATGAAGGAGGTTTTTACAGTCCGCAAACTAACTCAATTTCTTTTGTTATTCAGGCAACTGATTTAGAAAGCAAAGCCTATTTTATTAAAGATAAAAAATTTGAAGTTGATTTATATAAAGATAATCACATTCCAAAACAACTATTATCAACTCTTAAAACTACAAGTAAAATAACTCAAGTTGTTGCTAGCGTTTTTGCTAAGGAAAATGAATTTGATTCTTGTATAATGTTAAACGACGAAAAGAATGTTATTGAAACAATTTCTGGAAATATTTTTATGCTCACTAATTACAGATTAATTACTCCACCAATTTCAGATGGTTGTCTAAATGGAATTATGAGAAAACAAATTATTCAGTTATTGAAATTATTTCCTGAAATTGAATTCAAAGAAGAAAGCATTTCGCCTTTCGATTTGCAAAAGGCAGACGAATTATTTATTACAAATGTGATTGCAGGAATTCAACCTATTTCAAAATATAGAAAAAAAGACTTTGGAAGTGTTTTTTCAGAAAGGCTATTGGAAAAATTAAACCAATCAATATCTATTAATTAA
- a CDS encoding START-like domain-containing protein, with translation METKIRYELEFPINSSPQLLYQYISNPSGLQEWFADKVNSRGEFFTFIWDDVEEFARLASKKSGEKVKFKWVDEDKKDTDFYFELRILEDEITKDVSLLVVDFAPEDEIEEAKLLWENQVSDLKHVIGSN, from the coding sequence ATGGAAACTAAAATTAGATATGAGTTAGAATTTCCAATAAATTCATCACCTCAATTATTATATCAATATATTTCAAATCCTTCAGGTCTACAAGAATGGTTTGCTGATAAAGTGAATTCGAGAGGAGAATTTTTCACTTTTATATGGGATGATGTTGAAGAATTTGCAAGATTGGCTTCTAAAAAAAGTGGCGAAAAAGTAAAATTTAAATGGGTTGATGAGGATAAAAAAGATACAGACTTTTATTTTGAATTGAGAATATTAGAGGATGAAATTACTAAAGATGTTTCTTTATTGGTTGTTGATTTCGCTCCTGAAGATGAAATTGAGGAAGCAAAATTATTGTGGGAAAATCAAGTTTCCGATTTAAAACACGTGATAGGCTCAAACTAA